A window from Mangifera indica cultivar Alphonso chromosome 2, CATAS_Mindica_2.1, whole genome shotgun sequence encodes these proteins:
- the LOC123209572 gene encoding elongation factor 1-alpha, with the protein MGKEKVHINIVVIGHVDSGKSTTTGHLIYKLGGIDKRVIERFEKEAAEMNKRSFKYAWVLDKLKAERERGITIDIALWKFETTKYYCTVIDAPGHRDFIKNMITGTSQADCAVLIIDSTTGGFEAGISKDGQTREHALLAFTLGVKQMICCCNKMDATTPKYSKARYDEIVKEVSSYLKKVGYNPEKIPFVPISGFEGDNMIERSTNLDWYKGPTLLEALDQINEPKRPSDKPLRLPLQDVYKIGGIGTVPVGRVETGVLKPGMVVTFGPSGLSTEVKSVEMHHEALQEALPGDNVGFNVKNVAVKDLKRGYVASNSKDDPAKEAANFTSQVIIMNHPGQIGNGYAPVLDCHTSHIAVKFAEILTKIDRRSGKELEKEPKFLKNGDAGMIKMVPTKPMVVETFSEYPPLGRFAVRDMRQTVAVGVIKNVEKKDPTGAKVTKSAAKKK; encoded by the exons ATGGGTAAGGAGAAGGTTCACATTAACATTGTGGTCATTGGCCATGTCGACTCTGGAAAGTCAACCACCACTGGACATTTGATCTACAAGCTTGGAGGTATTGACAAGCGTGTGATCGAGAGGTTTGAGAAGGAGGCTGCTGAAATGAACAAGAGGTCATTTAAATATGCCTGGGTGCTTGACAAACTCAAGGCTGAGCGGGAGCGTGGTATCACAATTGATATTGCCCTGTGGAAGTTTGAGACGACCAAGTATTACTGCACTGTTATTGATGCTCCTGGACATCGTGACTTTATCAAGAACATGATCACTGGTACTTCACAGGCTGACTGTGCAGTTCTTATTATTGACTCCACCACTGGTGGTTTTGAAGCTGGTATATCCAAGGATGGTCAGACTCGTGAGCATGCCTTGCTTGCCTTTACCCTTGGTGTCAAGCAGATGATTTGCTGCTGTAACAAG ATGGATGCCACAACCCCCAAGTACTCGAAGGCAAGGTATGATGAAATTGTGAAGGAAGTCTCTTCCTACCTCAAGAAGGTTGGATACAACCCTGAGAAGATCCCATTTGTTCCTATCTCTGGTTTTGAGGGTGACAACATGATTGAGAGGTCTACTAACCTGGACTGGTACAAGGGTCCAACCCTCCTTGAGGCTCTTGATCAAATCAATGAGCCCAAGAGGCCCTCAGACAAACCCCTCCGTCTTCCACTTCAGGACGTGTACAAGATTGGCGGTATTGGAACTGTCCCAGTGGGTCGTGTGGAAACTGGTGTCCTCAAGCCTGGTATGGTTGTCACGTTTGGTCCCTCTGGACTATCCACTGAAGTTAAGTCTGTTGAGATGCACCATGAAGCTCTTCAGGAGGCTCTTCCCGGTGACAATGTTGGTTTCAATGTGAAGAATGTTGCTGTCAAGGATCTCAAACGTGGTTATGTTGCATCAAACTCCAAGGATGATCCTGCCAAGGAGGCTGCTAACTTCACCTCTCAGGTCATCATCATGAACCACCCAGGCCAGATTGGTAACGGATATGCCCCAGTGCTCGATTGCCACACCTCACACATTGCAGTCAAGTTTGCTGAGATCTTGACCAAGATCGACAGACGATCTGGCAAGGAGCTTGAGAAGGAGCCCAAGTTCTTGAAAAATGGTGATGCTGGTATGATTAAGATGGTTCCCACCAAGCCCATGGTTGTAGAGACTTTCTCAGAGTACCCACCTCTTGGTCGATTTGCTGTCAGGGACATGAGGCAGACTGTGGCTGTTGGTGTCATCAAGAATGTTGAGAAGAAGGACCCAACTGGTGCGAAGGTCACCAAGTCTGCAGCCAAGAAGAAGTGA
- the LOC123209575 gene encoding protein transport protein Sec61 subunit beta-like, translating into MARGSSQSQTTTSASASRPGVMAPRGSAAATAGMRRRRVTSSSGGGSSSVGGAGASSNMLRFYTDDAPGLKISPTVVLVMSLCFIGFVTALHVFGKLYRAKTAA; encoded by the coding sequence ATGGCTCGAGGATCCTCTCAGTCGCAGACAACCACCTCCGCCTCTGCCTCTCGTCCAGGCGTCATGGCCCCGCGAGGCTCGGCAGCTGCGACCGCCGGGATGCGCCGCCGTCGCGTCACCAGTTCCTCTGGAGGCGGATCCAGCTCGGTAGGAGGCGCTGGAGCGAGCTCTAATATGCTCCGTTTCTACACCGATGATGCGCCGGGACTCAAGATCTCGCCGACCGTCGTCCTCGTCATGAGCCTCTGCTTCATCGGCTTTGTCACCGCTCTCCATGTGTTCGGAAAGCTTTACCGCGCCAAAACTGCAGCCTGA
- the LOC123208643 gene encoding syntaxin-71-like: MTVIDILFRVDDICKKYEKYDVDKQRDANSQGDDAFARLYSTVETEVDKALLKAEAALRETNRAAAVAMIAEVRRTKARLKEEYPKLQKLARKK; the protein is encoded by the exons atgaCCGTGATCGACATCCTCTTCAGAGTCGACGACATTTGCAAAAAGTACGAAAAGTATGATGTCGATAAACAGCGCGATGCAAACTCCCAAGGCGATGATGCCTTCGCTCGCCTTTATTCTACCGTTGAAACCGAAGTCGACAAAGCTCTTCTG AAAGCAGAAGCGGCTTTGAGGGAAACAAACAGGGCAGCTGCTGTTGCAATGATTGCGGAGGTTCGTCGGACCAAGGCTCGATTAAAAGAGGAATATCCTAAGCTGCAGAAATTGGCTCgcaaaaagtaa